The Micavibrio sp. TMED2 genome includes a window with the following:
- a CDS encoding GTPase Era, with the protein MSDATAETRCGFVALIGAPNAGKSTLLNALVGTKIAIVTPKVQTTRTRMLGVAIEGESQIVYIDTPGIFAPKRRLDRAMVATAWQGSSDADLTLWLVDAKRGLVEEVRRIAEALSEQNRRVTLVLTKTDLIKPDALLPLSAALNELAPIDQTYMISAPKGDGLEDLRQLLAQSMPVGPWHFPEDTLTDQASRILAAEMTREALFLKLHQELPYGIAVETESWEEKPDGSARIQQVIYVQRENHKRMVIGKGASMIKAVGEASRKEIEALLDRKVHLFLHVKVQENWADDPDHYNAIGLPFNV; encoded by the coding sequence ATGAGTGATGCCACTGCCGAAACCCGCTGCGGTTTTGTTGCCCTGATCGGTGCGCCAAATGCCGGGAAATCGACGCTGCTCAATGCGCTGGTTGGCACCAAGATCGCCATCGTCACACCGAAGGTACAGACCACACGTACCCGTATGCTGGGGGTCGCGATCGAGGGCGAGAGCCAGATTGTTTATATCGACACGCCGGGTATCTTTGCACCCAAGCGGCGGCTCGACCGGGCCATGGTGGCAACCGCCTGGCAGGGGTCGTCCGATGCCGATCTGACCCTGTGGCTGGTGGATGCCAAGCGCGGCCTTGTTGAAGAGGTGCGCCGGATTGCCGAAGCCTTGAGTGAACAGAACCGCCGGGTGACGCTGGTGCTGACCAAGACCGACTTGATCAAACCCGATGCGCTGTTGCCGTTATCGGCTGCGCTCAACGAACTGGCCCCGATTGACCAGACCTATATGATTTCCGCGCCCAAGGGCGACGGGCTTGAGGATCTGCGACAGCTTCTGGCGCAGTCCATGCCGGTAGGGCCATGGCACTTCCCGGAAGACACCCTGACCGATCAGGCATCGCGCATTCTGGCAGCGGAAATGACCCGCGAGGCGCTTTTCCTCAAATTGCATCAGGAACTGCCATACGGCATCGCGGTCGAGACCGAGAGTTGGGAAGAAAAGCCCGATGGCTCCGCCCGTATCCAGCAGGTGATCTATGTCCAGCGCGAGAACCACAAGCGCATGGTGATCGGCAAGGGTGCCTCGATGATCAAGGCGGTGGGTGAGGCGTCCCGCAAGGAGATCGAAGCCCTTCTTGATCGCAAGGTGCATCTGTTCCTGCATGTGAAGGTGCAGGAGAACTGGGCCGATGACCCGGATCATTACAACGCCATCGGATTGCCGTTCAACGTTTAG
- a CDS encoding 2-amino-4-hydroxy-6-hydroxymethyldihydropteridine diphosphokinase: MKLVALGSNLPHPEYGSPQAVLEQVIACLPDYDIKLVQQSRWYATKPVPVSDQPDFVNGVIEVAYDGTADALLSTLHEIEARFGRVRGVINAARIIDLDLIDFDNQTSEAGTGGPVLPHPRMHERRFVLRPLCDFAPDWQHPKLAQTAAELLQGLPSADEGDTVALSE, translated from the coding sequence ATGAAGCTCGTCGCCCTTGGTAGCAACCTGCCGCATCCGGAATACGGCAGCCCACAGGCTGTGCTGGAACAGGTCATAGCCTGTTTGCCGGATTATGACATTAAACTGGTTCAACAATCGCGCTGGTATGCAACCAAACCCGTGCCGGTTTCCGATCAGCCGGATTTCGTGAATGGCGTGATCGAGGTCGCCTATGATGGTACGGCGGATGCCCTGTTAAGCACATTGCATGAGATCGAGGCCCGGTTTGGCCGGGTGCGGGGGGTAATCAATGCCGCCCGGATCATTGATCTGGACCTGATCGATTTCGACAATCAGACAAGTGAAGCGGGGACGGGTGGGCCGGTTCTGCCCCATCCACGGATGCATGAGCGGCGTTTTGTGCTCCGGCCCTTATGTGATTTCGCGCCTGATTGGCAGCATCCGAAACTGGCACAAACTGCAGCCGAATTACTTCAGGGCTTGCCGTCTGCGGATGAGGGCGATACGGTGGCTTTATCCGAATAG
- a CDS encoding pyridoxine 5'-phosphate synthase, with translation MSSSLRLGVNIDHVATLRNARGGLHPSPLRAAQVVQAAGADGLTIHLREDRRHIRDGDVSELVQAIDLPINLEMAATDEMQRIALDSLPTAVCIVPEKREELTTEGGLNALGAEAALTKFVKPLADAGIRVSLFIDPDPAQVAAAHRIGAGAVELHTGAYAEAYDNAHDDPTRMAEELDRLYQAARATRGTGMECHAGHGLTYGNVEAVAVIHEVVELNIGHFLIGEAVFVGLETAVSRMRHLMNAARADVVTHE, from the coding sequence ATGTCCAGTAGTTTACGCCTCGGTGTGAATATCGATCATGTGGCGACCCTGCGTAATGCCCGTGGTGGTCTGCACCCGTCACCCCTGCGTGCCGCTCAGGTAGTACAGGCGGCTGGAGCTGATGGTCTGACCATCCATCTGCGCGAGGACCGTCGCCATATCCGGGATGGCGATGTCAGCGAGTTGGTGCAAGCCATTGATTTGCCGATAAATTTGGAGATGGCTGCGACCGATGAAATGCAGCGTATCGCCCTCGATAGCTTGCCGACCGCTGTCTGTATCGTGCCGGAAAAACGGGAAGAACTGACGACCGAAGGCGGGTTGAACGCGCTTGGTGCTGAAGCCGCGCTGACCAAATTCGTGAAGCCGCTGGCTGATGCCGGGATCAGGGTGTCATTGTTTATTGACCCCGATCCGGCACAGGTCGCTGCTGCTCATCGCATCGGGGCCGGTGCGGTGGAGTTGCATACCGGCGCTTATGCCGAGGCCTATGACAACGCCCATGATGATCCGACCCGTATGGCCGAGGAACTGGATCGCCTGTATCAGGCGGCCAGAGCCACCCGCGGTACCGGTATGGAATGCCACGCCGGGCACGGTCTGACCTATGGCAATGTCGAGGCGGTGGCGGTCATCCACGAGGTCGTGGAACTGAATATCGGGCACTTCCTGATTGGCGAGGCCGTGTTTGTCGGGCTGGAAACTGCGGTATCGCGGATGCGGCACCTGATGAATGCTGCCCGTGCAGATGTTGTAACCCATGAGTAA
- a CDS encoding DNA repair protein RecO, producing the protein MDWVDRGIVLSARPYGEGSAVVNILCEEQGRHAGLLRGAQSNRQRGVAEPGTRVQAQWRARLADHLGTWALEADRHFASDLLDEPLRLSGLQAVCTLADAALPEREAHADVYYATEALLEAFGGEFWAAVLVMWEVKLLESLGFGLDLTRCAATGAKTNLTYVSPKSGCAVSEEGAGPYKERLLPLPGFLIGKGTGEPPEIVAGLRLTGHFLQRHVFDVTNKPLPAARLRFAESYSRYAGVSATVDDAEDLPDG; encoded by the coding sequence ATGGATTGGGTTGATCGTGGCATCGTGCTCTCTGCCCGCCCTTACGGTGAGGGCAGTGCGGTCGTAAACATCCTGTGCGAGGAGCAGGGGCGTCATGCCGGTCTGCTCCGTGGCGCACAATCAAACCGTCAGCGCGGCGTTGCCGAACCGGGCACGCGGGTACAGGCGCAATGGCGTGCGCGGCTTGCTGATCATCTCGGCACCTGGGCGCTTGAGGCTGACCGGCACTTTGCCTCTGATCTGCTAGATGAACCGCTGCGCCTCAGCGGCTTGCAGGCGGTCTGCACGCTGGCCGATGCCGCCCTGCCGGAGCGTGAGGCCCATGCCGATGTTTATTACGCGACCGAGGCACTGCTCGAAGCCTTCGGAGGTGAGTTCTGGGCCGCTGTGCTGGTAATGTGGGAAGTGAAATTGCTTGAGAGTCTCGGCTTCGGGCTTGATCTGACCCGTTGCGCGGCGACCGGGGCAAAAACGAATCTGACCTATGTCAGCCCCAAATCCGGTTGTGCGGTGTCCGAGGAAGGGGCCGGACCGTATAAGGAACGGCTTTTGCCGCTGCCGGGGTTCCTGATCGGCAAGGGAACCGGCGAACCCCCTGAAATCGTGGCAGGATTGCGCCTTACCGGGCACTTCCTGCAACGTCATGTCTTCGATGTTACCAACAAGCCTTTGCCCGCAGCACGGCTCAGATTTGCGGAAAGCTATTCCAGATATGCCGGGGTTTCGGCTACGGTGGACGACGCCGAGGACCTGCCTGACGGGTGA
- a CDS encoding holo-ACP synthase, translating to MIIGIGSDLIDIRRIEKTLERFGERFINRVFTPVEIARSERKAQRIPSYAKRFAAKEACSKALGTGFRAGVFMKDLGVVNLPSGKPTMAMTNGAGERLASLIPDGYEPMVHLTITDEPPYAQAFVIIEAVPISAKLPE from the coding sequence ATGATTATCGGTATTGGCAGTGATCTGATCGACATTCGCCGGATTGAGAAAACTCTCGAACGGTTCGGCGAGCGGTTCATCAACCGCGTCTTTACACCGGTCGAGATCGCGCGTTCGGAACGCAAGGCCCAGCGCATCCCATCCTACGCCAAACGCTTTGCCGCCAAGGAAGCGTGCTCCAAGGCACTGGGCACCGGCTTTAGAGCCGGGGTGTTCATGAAGGATCTGGGGGTGGTCAACCTGCCATCGGGCAAACCGACCATGGCGATGACCAACGGTGCCGGGGAACGGCTGGCCAGCCTGATTCCCGACGGTTATGAGCCAATGGTGCATCTGACCATTACCGATGAGCCGCCATATGCTCAGGCATTTGTGATTATCGAGGCGGTGCCAATATCCGCTAAGCTGCCGGAATAG
- a CDS encoding signal peptidase I, which translates to MEVQQTKPKADGGFTEVLKIFVSAFFIAFLIRSFAYEPFSIPSGSMEPTLQIGDTLFVSKFAYGYGPYSIPFIKLPFDGRIGGTGPERGDIVVFKLPTDTSTDYIKRVIGLPGDQVQVVDGRLYINDKLVERDFKADVLEFNSGIRLPRKLYHETLPNGVVHEIFEENDNQPLDDTRIFKVPEGKYFMMGDNRDGSQDSRVILKVGYVPAENIVGRAERIFYSVKPGEPWWQFWRWGEVMRLDRTFLSVDTVPDK; encoded by the coding sequence GTGGAAGTCCAACAGACAAAACCCAAGGCCGATGGCGGCTTTACCGAAGTGCTGAAGATTTTTGTCAGCGCTTTTTTCATTGCCTTCCTGATCCGCAGCTTTGCCTATGAGCCGTTCAGCATTCCGTCCGGCTCCATGGAACCGACCCTGCAGATCGGTGACACCCTGTTTGTCTCGAAATTCGCCTATGGCTATGGCCCGTACTCAATTCCGTTCATCAAGCTGCCGTTTGATGGCCGTATCGGGGGGACCGGACCGGAGCGCGGCGATATCGTCGTTTTCAAGCTGCCGACCGACACCTCGACCGATTATATCAAGCGGGTGATCGGCCTGCCGGGCGATCAGGTGCAGGTGGTCGATGGCCGCCTTTATATCAATGACAAGCTGGTCGAGCGTGATTTCAAGGCCGATGTGCTGGAGTTCAACAGCGGTATCCGCCTGCCGCGCAAGCTCTATCACGAGACGCTGCCCAATGGTGTCGTGCATGAGATTTTCGAGGAAAACGACAATCAGCCGCTCGACGATACCCGCATCTTCAAGGTGCCTGAGGGCAAGTACTTCATGATGGGCGATAACCGTGACGGGTCGCAGGACAGTCGCGTGATCCTCAAGGTCGGCTATGTGCCGGCTGAGAATATCGTCGGTCGAGCCGAGCGGATTTTCTATTCGGTCAAGCCCGGTGAGCCATGGTGGCAGTTCTGGCGCTGGGGCGAGGTTATGCGACTTGATCGTACCTTCCTGTCAGTTGACACGGTACCGGACAAATGA
- a CDS encoding DNA topoisomerase IV subunit A, with the protein METVIERAFGDLLSEKYLAYALSTITSRSLPDVRDGMKPVHRRLLFAMSQLNLGPNTSPKKSARVVGDVIGKYHPHGDTAVYDAMVRLAQDFAQRYPMVDGQGNFGNIDGDNAAAMRYTEARLTRVAELMLEGIDEDAVDFRETYDGEGKEPIVLPGAFPNLLANGASGIAVGMATNIPPFNVAELCSALLALIKDRNIGFDALQAMIPGPDFPTGGTLVEDPANIRIAYETGRGGFRLRAKWEKENLGNGQYQIVVTEIPYQVQKSKLIEKIADLLNERKLPLLDDVRDESTEDVRVVLVPRSRNVEAEMLMESLFRNTDLENRFSLNMNVLEDGRVPRVMNIREVLLSFLDHRHEVLIRRTRHRLDKIAHRLEVLGGYLIAYLNLDEVIRIIREEDDAKASLIATFDLTDVQAEAILNMRLRALRKLEELEIRKEHDALSAEQADLTDLLEKPARRWKAIGYQITELQKEFGQDTKLGARRTVIGEAPAFDDVPVEAMVEREPVTVVCSAKGWIRAVKGHINNADDLRFKEGDRARFALHAETTDRLVVFGTNGRFYTLGVDKLPPGRGYGEPVRLMIDLPNDADIVSMMPHDPKRDLILGASDGRGFRIAEKDVIAQTKNGKQIMNVSGDIEAKICLPIAEGADHVAVVGTNRKLLIFPLDELPELARGRGVILQRYKDGDLSDIVTMKAEEGLQWRRGDGVRTEPDYLAWLGKRGQAGRMVPNGFPRSNRFT; encoded by the coding sequence ATGGAAACAGTCATTGAGCGCGCCTTTGGCGATCTGTTGAGCGAGAAGTATCTCGCCTACGCGCTATCGACCATTACCTCACGCTCGCTGCCCGATGTGCGCGACGGCATGAAGCCGGTGCACCGGCGTCTGCTGTTTGCGATGAGCCAGCTCAACCTTGGTCCCAATACCTCGCCCAAGAAGTCGGCCCGCGTGGTCGGTGATGTGATCGGTAAATATCACCCCCATGGTGATACCGCGGTTTATGATGCCATGGTGCGTCTGGCACAGGATTTCGCCCAGCGTTATCCGATGGTCGATGGTCAGGGCAACTTCGGTAATATCGACGGCGATAATGCCGCTGCCATGCGATACACCGAGGCGCGGCTGACCCGGGTGGCCGAGCTGATGCTCGAGGGCATCGACGAGGATGCCGTCGACTTCCGCGAAACCTATGATGGTGAGGGCAAGGAACCGATCGTTCTGCCCGGTGCCTTCCCGAACCTGCTGGCCAATGGTGCCTCGGGCATTGCGGTTGGCATGGCGACCAATATCCCGCCATTCAATGTGGCGGAGCTGTGCTCGGCGCTGCTCGCCCTGATCAAGGACCGCAATATCGGTTTTGATGCCCTGCAGGCCATGATCCCCGGCCCGGACTTCCCGACCGGTGGCACGCTGGTCGAGGACCCGGCGAATATCCGCATCGCCTATGAGACCGGGCGGGGTGGTTTCCGTCTGCGCGCGAAATGGGAGAAGGAAAACCTCGGCAACGGTCAGTACCAGATTGTCGTGACCGAGATCCCGTATCAGGTGCAGAAGTCCAAGCTGATCGAGAAAATTGCCGATCTGCTCAATGAGCGGAAGCTGCCGCTGCTCGATGACGTCCGTGATGAATCCACCGAGGATGTCCGGGTCGTACTGGTACCGCGCTCGCGCAATGTCGAGGCGGAAATGCTCATGGAGAGCCTGTTCCGCAATACCGATCTGGAAAACCGGTTTTCACTCAACATGAACGTGCTTGAGGACGGTCGGGTGCCGCGGGTGATGAATATCCGCGAGGTGCTGCTGTCATTCCTCGATCACCGCCATGAGGTGCTGATCCGCCGGACCCGCCATCGCCTCGACAAGATCGCGCATCGTCTGGAAGTGCTCGGCGGTTATCTGATTGCCTATCTCAATCTTGATGAGGTGATCCGTATCATCCGGGAAGAGGATGATGCCAAGGCAAGCCTGATTGCCACCTTTGACCTGACCGATGTGCAGGCCGAGGCGATCCTCAATATGCGCCTGCGTGCCTTGCGCAAGCTGGAAGAGCTTGAAATCCGCAAGGAGCATGATGCGCTGAGCGCCGAACAGGCTGATCTTACCGATCTTCTTGAGAAACCCGCGCGCCGCTGGAAGGCAATCGGCTACCAGATTACAGAGCTGCAAAAGGAATTCGGGCAGGATACCAAACTGGGTGCCCGTCGCACGGTGATCGGTGAAGCCCCGGCCTTTGATGACGTGCCGGTTGAGGCCATGGTCGAGCGTGAGCCGGTGACGGTGGTTTGCTCCGCCAAGGGCTGGATCCGCGCGGTCAAGGGCCACATCAACAATGCCGATGATTTGCGTTTCAAGGAGGGGGACCGTGCGCGCTTTGCCCTCCATGCGGAGACGACGGATCGGCTCGTGGTTTTCGGCACCAATGGGCGGTTCTATACGCTCGGTGTCGACAAGCTGCCGCCGGGTCGTGGCTATGGTGAGCCGGTGCGTCTGATGATCGACCTGCCGAATGACGCCGATATTGTATCGATGATGCCCCATGATCCGAAACGTGATCTGATCCTCGGTGCCAGCGATGGCCGTGGCTTCCGGATCGCCGAGAAGGATGTGATTGCCCAGACCAAGAACGGCAAGCAGATCATGAATGTCTCCGGCGACATTGAGGCCAAGATTTGCCTGCCGATTGCCGAGGGCGCGGATCATGTTGCCGTAGTTGGTACCAATCGCAAGCTGCTGATTTTCCCACTGGATGAACTGCCTGAACTGGCCCGTGGTCGCGGTGTGATCCTGCAGCGCTACAAGGATGGTGATCTGTCGGATATCGTCACCATGAAGGCTGAAGAAGGCCTCCAGTGGCGCCGTGGTGATGGTGTTCGTACCGAGCCAGACTATCTCGCATGGCTCGGCAAACGCGGGCAGGCGGGACGTATGGTGCCGAACGGCTTCCCACGCTCCAACCGCTTTACATGA
- a CDS encoding DNA-directed RNA polymerase subunit omega, whose translation MARVTVEDCVERVPNRFDLVMLASQRAREIGGGTALHVDRDNDKNPVVALREIAEDKLDHEELRESLINSHQRVTLEPEAPPPAAEVLLENKSEETAEGQEGGTFSAAISQPSMGAYRFEDDQDAVEDK comes from the coding sequence ATGGCCCGCGTGACAGTTGAAGATTGTGTCGAAAGAGTACCCAACCGGTTTGATCTGGTGATGCTGGCATCCCAGCGCGCCCGCGAGATTGGCGGCGGTACCGCATTGCATGTGGATCGCGACAATGACAAGAACCCGGTTGTCGCCCTGCGCGAAATCGCCGAGGACAAGCTCGACCACGAAGAGCTGCGTGAATCCCTGATCAACAGCCATCAGCGCGTGACCCTCGAGCCAGAGGCACCGCCACCGGCAGCGGAAGTCCTGCTCGAGAACAAGAGCGAGGAAACCGCAGAGGGGCAGGAAGGCGGCACCTTCTCCGCAGCGATCAGCCAGCCAAGCATGGGGGCCTATCGCTTCGAGGACGATCAGGACGCTGTCGAAGACAAGTAA
- a CDS encoding bifunctional (p)ppGpp synthetase/guanosine-3',5'-bis(diphosphate) 3'-pyrophosphohydrolase codes for MIRQFELVERVKAYDPHVDEDALNRAYVFSMKAHGSQTRASGDPYFTHPLEVAGILTEMRLDTASIITALLHDTVEDTEATDAQIRELFGDEVANLVEGVTKLSQIKLNSDQSKQAENFRKLVLAMSEDIRVLLVKLADRLHNMQTLEFIPREDKRKRIARETLDLYAPLAERIGVAKMKEQLEDLSFAQLVPEARESILTRLQFLREEGGNLVDNILGELRELMTANEVDVEIYGREKTPYSIWRKMQRQNVAFEQLSDIMAFRIIAPDIATCYQVLGVIHGNYPLVPGRFKDYISTPKPNGYKSLHTTVIGPERQRIEIQIRTQDMHESAELGVAAHWAYKQGTPGADTPKFRWLRDFLDILDNAQRPEEFLEHTKLELFQDQVFCFSPRGDVIALPSKATAVDFAYAVHSDIGDTCVGAKVNGRLVPLDTALNNGDQVEIQTSKNQTPSPTWERFVVTGKARARIRRFVRSQQRAEYASLGKAMVQKVFRQEGYEFTEKAVQNVLKTMRFDENDDLYAAVGMGNLTSREVFNTIFPGHRSEVAEQLRAKSDENVVPIQKARQERRRRNDHPVPLRGLIPGLAVHFARCCHPLPGDRIVGIVTSGKGVTIHTIDCDTLESFAETPERWIDVAWDVGPEAPEEHTGRLQITLANEPGSLGTLSTVIGKNDGNILNLKVTNRSLDFWDMLIDIQVKDVRHLTNIIAALRATPVINAVDRAQGR; via the coding sequence ATGATCCGGCAATTTGAGCTGGTCGAGAGGGTCAAGGCCTATGACCCCCATGTGGATGAAGACGCGCTGAACCGTGCTTATGTCTTCTCGATGAAGGCTCATGGCTCACAGACACGCGCCTCTGGTGACCCCTATTTCACCCATCCGTTAGAAGTCGCCGGTATCCTGACCGAGATGCGGCTTGATACTGCCTCGATCATTACCGCACTGCTCCACGACACGGTTGAGGACACCGAGGCTACCGACGCGCAAATCCGCGAGTTGTTTGGCGATGAGGTGGCCAATCTGGTCGAGGGGGTTACCAAGCTCAGCCAGATCAAGCTGAATTCCGACCAGTCGAAACAGGCGGAAAACTTCCGCAAGCTGGTCCTCGCCATGTCCGAGGATATCCGCGTCCTGCTGGTAAAGCTCGCCGACCGCCTGCACAACATGCAGACGCTGGAGTTCATTCCGCGGGAAGACAAGCGCAAGCGTATTGCCCGCGAAACCCTTGATCTCTACGCGCCGCTCGCCGAACGTATCGGCGTTGCCAAGATGAAGGAGCAGCTCGAGGACCTTTCTTTCGCACAACTGGTGCCGGAAGCGCGTGAGAGCATCCTGACCCGTCTGCAGTTCCTGCGGGAAGAGGGCGGCAACCTCGTTGACAACATCCTTGGCGAATTGCGCGAGTTGATGACCGCCAATGAAGTGGATGTCGAAATCTATGGCCGCGAGAAAACGCCCTATTCAATCTGGCGCAAAATGCAGCGGCAGAATGTGGCGTTTGAACAGCTGTCCGACATCATGGCGTTCCGGATCATCGCACCGGATATTGCCACCTGTTATCAGGTTCTGGGCGTTATTCACGGCAATTACCCGCTGGTGCCGGGTCGGTTCAAGGACTACATCTCGACGCCGAAGCCCAATGGCTACAAGAGCCTGCACACCACGGTTATCGGGCCCGAGCGCCAACGGATTGAAATCCAGATCCGGACCCAGGACATGCATGAGAGTGCAGAGCTGGGTGTGGCGGCGCACTGGGCCTACAAGCAGGGTACGCCGGGGGCCGATACGCCGAAGTTCCGCTGGCTGCGCGACTTCCTCGACATTCTCGACAATGCCCAGCGTCCGGAAGAGTTTCTCGAGCATACCAAGCTCGAGCTGTTTCAGGATCAGGTGTTCTGTTTCTCACCACGCGGTGACGTGATTGCCCTGCCGAGCAAGGCAACCGCGGTTGACTTCGCCTATGCGGTGCATTCGGATATCGGCGATACCTGCGTCGGGGCCAAGGTCAATGGCCGTCTGGTGCCGCTTGATACCGCCCTGAACAACGGTGATCAGGTCGAAATTCAGACCTCGAAGAACCAGACGCCGTCACCGACCTGGGAACGCTTTGTCGTTACCGGTAAGGCGCGGGCCCGTATCCGCCGCTTTGTCCGTTCACAGCAGCGGGCGGAATATGCCTCGCTCGGCAAGGCCATGGTGCAGAAGGTCTTCCGTCAGGAAGGCTACGAATTTACTGAAAAGGCGGTTCAGAACGTATTGAAAACAATGCGTTTTGATGAGAATGATGATCTCTATGCTGCGGTCGGTATGGGCAACCTGACCAGCCGTGAAGTGTTCAACACCATTTTCCCCGGTCACCGCAGCGAGGTTGCCGAGCAGCTGCGCGCGAAGTCGGATGAGAATGTCGTCCCGATCCAGAAGGCGCGTCAGGAACGCCGCCGCCGGAATGATCACCCGGTCCCGCTCCGTGGTCTGATCCCCGGACTTGCCGTGCACTTTGCCCGCTGCTGTCACCCGCTGCCGGGCGACCGTATTGTCGGTATCGTCACGTCTGGTAAGGGGGTAACGATCCACACGATCGATTGCGATACGCTGGAGAGCTTCGCCGAAACGCCCGAGCGCTGGATTGATGTTGCCTGGGATGTGGGGCCGGAAGCACCGGAGGAACATACCGGGCGTCTGCAGATCACGCTCGCCAATGAGCCGGGCAGCCTCGGGACGCTCTCGACCGTGATCGGCAAGAATGATGGCAATATCCTCAATCTCAAGGTGACCAACCGGTCGCTCGATTTCTGGGATATGCTGATTGATATTCAGGTCAAGGATGTGCGTCACCTGACCAATATCATTGCCGCCTTGCGGGCAACGCCAGTGATCAATGCCGTGGACCGCGCCCAGGGTCGGTAA
- a CDS encoding ribonuclease III, with protein MTSDGALTAVDLAPLEQALGHTFSDKTQIIAALTHPSVIGTGAVTAAEAYERLEFLGDRVLGLVVAEMLLEAFPDEREGDIAKRHSVMVRSQTLAEVAKRIRLGHLIQAAPGDAAIKTDVVENKSILADACEAVIAALYRDGGIEAARAFIRREWTGIMTAAEKPPQDAKTSVQEWAQQQGIPLPQYKVLDRAGPDHAPTFTIGLSLQGFDMVSAVGTSKQKAEQAAARLMLDQVSATGKTKS; from the coding sequence ATGACCAGTGATGGCGCTTTAACGGCGGTCGATCTGGCGCCGCTTGAACAGGCGCTTGGTCACACCTTCTCCGACAAGACCCAGATCATCGCAGCACTGACCCATCCGAGTGTTATCGGCACCGGCGCGGTAACGGCTGCCGAGGCCTATGAACGGCTGGAGTTCCTCGGTGACCGGGTGCTGGGGCTGGTGGTGGCCGAAATGCTGCTTGAGGCCTTCCCGGACGAGCGCGAGGGCGACATCGCCAAGCGCCATTCGGTCATGGTGCGCAGCCAGACCCTTGCCGAGGTCGCCAAACGCATCCGCCTGGGTCATCTGATACAGGCCGCCCCCGGCGATGCTGCGATCAAAACCGATGTGGTCGAGAACAAATCCATCCTCGCCGATGCCTGTGAGGCGGTGATCGCCGCTCTGTACCGCGATGGCGGGATTGAGGCTGCCCGTGCCTTTATCAGGCGCGAATGGACCGGCATCATGACTGCAGCGGAAAAACCGCCACAGGATGCCAAGACCAGCGTTCAGGAATGGGCACAGCAGCAGGGTATTCCACTGCCGCAATACAAGGTGCTGGACCGCGCCGGACCGGATCACGCGCCGACATTTACCATCGGGTTGTCGCTACAGGGTTTCGATATGGTTAGTGCCGTGGGAACATCTAAACAGAAGGCAGAGCAGGCCGCTGCCCGGCTGATGCTCGATCAGGTTTCTGCAACTGGAAAGACAAAGTCATGA